One window of Cervus elaphus chromosome 2, mCerEla1.1, whole genome shotgun sequence genomic DNA carries:
- the SLC29A2 gene encoding equilibrative nucleoside transporter 2 isoform X2: MARGDAPRDSYHLVGISFFILGLGTLLPWNFFITAIPYFQGRLAGANSTAETLGTNHTSPADAFNFNNWVTLLSQLPLLLFTLLNSFLYQCIPEMVRILGSLLVILLLFTLTAVLVKVDMSPGLFFSITMASVWFINSFGAVLQGSLFGQLGTMPSKYSTLFLSGQGLAGIFAALAMIISMASGVDAQTSALGYFITPCVGTIMSIVCYLSLPHLKFARYYLAKKPSKAQGQELETKAELLQSDEKNGIPNSPQKAALTLDLDLEKETEVEPEELQKPEKPSVFIVLRKIWLTALCLVLVFTVTLSVFPAITAMVTSSTSPGKWSQFFNPICCFLLFNVMDCLGRSLTSYFLWPDEDSRLLPLLVCLRVLFVPLFMLCHVPERSRLPVLFPQDAYFITFMLLFAVSNGYLVSLTMCLAPRQVLPQEREVTGTLMTFFLALGLSCGASLSFLFKALL, from the exons ATGGCGCGAGGAGACGCCCCGCGGGACAG CTACCACCTGGTCGGGATCAGCTTCTTTATCCTCGGGCTGGGCACCCTCCTCCCCTGGAACTTCTTCATCACAGCCATCCCG TACTTCCAGGGGCGGCTGGCGGGGGCCAACAGCACCGCCGAGACCCTGGGCACCAACCACACGAGCCCCGCAGATGCCTTCAACTTCAACAACTGGGTGACCCTGCTGTCCCAGCTGCCCCTGCTGCTCTTCACACTCCTCAACTCCTTCCTGTACCAGTG CATCCCCGAGATGGTGCGGATTCTGGGCAGCCTGCTGGTCATCCTGCTCCTCTTTACCCTGACGGCGGTGTTGGTCAAGGTGGACATGAGCCCCGGGCTCTTCTTCTCCATCACAATGGCCTCTGTCTGGTTCATCAACT CCTTCGGTGCAGTTCTGCAAGGCAGCCTCTTCGGGCAACTGGGCACCATGCCTTCCAAGTACAGCACCCTCTTCCTCAGTGGCCAGGGCCTGGCTGGGATCTTCGCTGCTCTTGCCATGATCATATCCATGGCCA GTGGCGTGGATGCCCAGACGTCCGCCCTGGGGTACTTCATCACGCCCTGCGTGGGCACCATCATGTCCATCGTGTGCTACCTCAGCCTGCCTCACCTG aagtttgCTCGCTACTATCTGGCCAAGAAACCATCGAAGGCCCAAGGTCAGGAGCTGGAGACCAAAGCTGAGCTCCTCCAATCTG ATGAGAAGAATGGGATTCCCAACAGCCCCCAGAAGGCAGCCCTGACTTTGGATCTCGACCttgagaaggagacagaggtggaacCAGAGGAACTTCAGAAGCCAGAAAAACCTTCAGTTTTCATCGTCCTCCGGAAG ATCTGGCTGACGGCTCTGTGCCTCGTACTGGTCTTCACAGTCACCCTGTCCGTCTTCCCGGCCATCACCGCCATGGTGACCAGCTCCACCAGTCCTGGGAAGTGGA gtcagtTCTTCAACCCCATCTGCTGCTTCCTCCTCTTCAACGTCATGGACTGTCTGGGACGGAGCCTGACCTCTTACTTCCTGTGG CCTGACGAGGACAGCCGGCTGCTGCCCCTGCTGGTCTGCCTGCGCGTCCTGTTCGTGCCACTCTTCATGCTGTGCCACGTCCCGGAGAGGTCCCGGCTGCCCGTTCTCTTCCCCCAGGACGCCTACTTCATCACCTTCATGCTGCTCTTCGCTGTCTCAAATGGTTACCTCGTGTCCCTCACCATGTGCCTGGCGCCCAG GCAGGTGCTGCCACAGGAGAGGGAGGTGACCGGCACCCTCATGACCTTCTTCCTGGCGCTGGGGCTCTCTTGTGGcgcctccctctccttcctcttcaagGCGCTGCTCTGA
- the SLC29A2 gene encoding equilibrative nucleoside transporter 2 isoform X1 — translation MARGDAPRDSYHLVGISFFILGLGTLLPWNFFITAIPYFQGRLAGANSTAETLGTNHTSPADAFNFNNWVTLLSQLPLLLFTLLNSFLYQCIPEMVRILGSLLVILLLFTLTAVLVKVDMSPGLFFSITMASVWFINSFGAVLQGSLFGQLGTMPSKYSTLFLSGQGLAGIFAALAMIISMASGVDAQTSALGYFITPCVGTIMSIVCYLSLPHLKFARYYLAKKPSKAQGQELETKAELLQSDEKNGIPNSPQKAALTLDLDLEKETEVEPEELQKPEKPSVFIVLRKIWLTALCLVLVFTVTLSVFPAITAMVTSSTSPGKWSQFFNPICCFLLFNVMDCLGRSLTSYFLWPDEDSRLLPLLVCLRVLFVPLFMLCHVPERSRLPVLFPQDAYFITFMLLFAVSNGYLVSLTMCLAPRSGPHCWTGPRPGAEEQGTRLGGSCLGKQPRPILGPPLWSSVSPSVSKQVARSFLKAQLLSHVLSCRGPKVEVTSRVPGLLTLGDKGA, via the exons ATGGCGCGAGGAGACGCCCCGCGGGACAG CTACCACCTGGTCGGGATCAGCTTCTTTATCCTCGGGCTGGGCACCCTCCTCCCCTGGAACTTCTTCATCACAGCCATCCCG TACTTCCAGGGGCGGCTGGCGGGGGCCAACAGCACCGCCGAGACCCTGGGCACCAACCACACGAGCCCCGCAGATGCCTTCAACTTCAACAACTGGGTGACCCTGCTGTCCCAGCTGCCCCTGCTGCTCTTCACACTCCTCAACTCCTTCCTGTACCAGTG CATCCCCGAGATGGTGCGGATTCTGGGCAGCCTGCTGGTCATCCTGCTCCTCTTTACCCTGACGGCGGTGTTGGTCAAGGTGGACATGAGCCCCGGGCTCTTCTTCTCCATCACAATGGCCTCTGTCTGGTTCATCAACT CCTTCGGTGCAGTTCTGCAAGGCAGCCTCTTCGGGCAACTGGGCACCATGCCTTCCAAGTACAGCACCCTCTTCCTCAGTGGCCAGGGCCTGGCTGGGATCTTCGCTGCTCTTGCCATGATCATATCCATGGCCA GTGGCGTGGATGCCCAGACGTCCGCCCTGGGGTACTTCATCACGCCCTGCGTGGGCACCATCATGTCCATCGTGTGCTACCTCAGCCTGCCTCACCTG aagtttgCTCGCTACTATCTGGCCAAGAAACCATCGAAGGCCCAAGGTCAGGAGCTGGAGACCAAAGCTGAGCTCCTCCAATCTG ATGAGAAGAATGGGATTCCCAACAGCCCCCAGAAGGCAGCCCTGACTTTGGATCTCGACCttgagaaggagacagaggtggaacCAGAGGAACTTCAGAAGCCAGAAAAACCTTCAGTTTTCATCGTCCTCCGGAAG ATCTGGCTGACGGCTCTGTGCCTCGTACTGGTCTTCACAGTCACCCTGTCCGTCTTCCCGGCCATCACCGCCATGGTGACCAGCTCCACCAGTCCTGGGAAGTGGA gtcagtTCTTCAACCCCATCTGCTGCTTCCTCCTCTTCAACGTCATGGACTGTCTGGGACGGAGCCTGACCTCTTACTTCCTGTGG CCTGACGAGGACAGCCGGCTGCTGCCCCTGCTGGTCTGCCTGCGCGTCCTGTTCGTGCCACTCTTCATGCTGTGCCACGTCCCGGAGAGGTCCCGGCTGCCCGTTCTCTTCCCCCAGGACGCCTACTTCATCACCTTCATGCTGCTCTTCGCTGTCTCAAATGGTTACCTCGTGTCCCTCACCATGTGCCTGGCGCCCAG GTCAGGCCCTCACTGCTGGACTGGCCCCAGGCCAGGAGCTGAGGAACAGGGGACTCGGCTGGGAGGTTCCTGCCTAGGAAAGCAGCCCAGGCCGATTCTGGGGCCTcctctctggtcctcagtttccccctcagtgaGTAAACAGGTTGCACGGTCGTTCCTTAAGGCCCAGCTACTCTCCCACGTTCTCAGTTGCAGGGGACCCAAGGTTGAGGTCACAAGCAGAGTTCCTGGGCTGCTCACCCTGGGGGACAAGGGAGCATAG
- the B4GAT1 gene encoding beta-1,4-glucuronyltransferase 1 — protein sequence MQMSYAIRCAFYQLLLAALMLVAMLQLLYLSLLSGLHGQEEQDQYFEFFPPSPRSVDQVKAQLRTALASGGVLDASGDYRVYRGLLKTTMDPNDVVLATHASVDNLLHLSGLLERWEGPLSVSVFAATKEEAQLATVLTYALSSHCPDMRARVAMHLVCPSRYEAAVPDPREPGEFALLRSCQEVFDKLARVAQPGVNYALGTNVSYPNNLLRNLAREGANYALVIDVDMVPSEGLWRSLREMLDQSKQWAGTALVVPAFEIRRARRMPMNKNELLQLYQVGEVRPFYYGLCTPCQAPTNYSRWVNLPEETLLRPAYVVPWQDPWEPFYVAGGKVPTFDERFRQYGFNRISQACELHVAGFDFEVLNEGFLVHKGFKEVLKFHPQKEAENQHNKILYRQFKQELKAKYPDSPRHC from the exons ATGCAGATGTCCTACGCCATCCGATGTGCCTTCTACCAGCTGCTGCTGGCCGCGCTCATGCTGGTGGCTATGCTGCAGCTGCTCTATTTGTCGCTGCTGTCCGGGCTACATGGGCAAGAGGAGCAAGACCAATATTTCGAGTTCTTTCCCCCGTCCCCGCGGTCGGTGGACCAAGTCAAGGCGCAGCTCCGCACCGCGCTGGCCTCTGGAGGCGTCCTGGACGCCAGCGGCGACTACCGCGTCTACAGGGGCCTACTGAAGACCACCATGGACCCCAACGATGTGGTCCTGGCCACTCACGCCAGTGTGGACAACCTGCTGCACCTGTCGGGCCTGTTGGAGCGCTGGGAGGGCCCTCTGTCGGTGTCGGTGTTCGCCGCCACCAAGGAGGAGGCGCAGCTGGCCACGGTGCTGACCTACGCTCTGAGCAGCCACTGCCCCGATATGCGTGCCAGGGTCGCCATGCACCTTGTGTGCCCCTCACGCTACGAGGCCGCCGTTCCCGACCCCCGGGAGCCAGGGGAGTTTGCCCTGTTGCGTTCCTGCCAGGAGGTCTTTGACAAGCTGGCCAGGGTGGCCCAGCCCGGGGTCAATTACGCGCTGGGCACCAACGTCTCCTACCCCAATAACCTGCTGAGGAATCTGGCTCGTGAGGGGGCCAACTATGCCCTAGTAATCGACGTGGACATGGTGCCCAGCGAGGGGCTGTGGAGAAGCTTGCGGGAAATGCTGGATCAGAGCAAGCAGTGGGCGGGCACAGCGCTGGTGGTGCCTGCCTTTGAGATCCGTCGAGCCCGCCGCATGCCCATGAACAAAAACGAGCTGCTGCAGCTCTACCAGGTGGGCGAGGTGCGGCCCTTCTATTATGGGCTCTGCACCCCCTGCCAGGCGCCCACCAACTACTCCCGCTGGGTCAACCTGCCAGAAGAGACCTTGCTGAGGCCTGCCTACGTGGTGCCCTGGCAAGACCCCTGGGAGCCATTCTACGTGGCTGGAGGCAAGGTGCCCACCTTCGACGAGCGCTTTCGGCAGTATGGCTTCAATCGTATCAGCCAG GCCTGTGAGCTGCACGTGGCAGGATTCGATTTCGAGGTGCTGAATGAAGGTTTCCTGGTTCATAAGGGCTTCAAAGAAGTTTTGAAATTCCATCCCCAAAAGGAGGCTGAAAATCAGCACAATAAGATCCTTTACCGTCAGTTCAAACAGGAGTTGAAGGCCAAGTACCCTGACTCCCCGCGTCACTGCTGA